The Mycobacterium sp. 3519A genome contains a region encoding:
- a CDS encoding RND family transporter — protein MSTPTIAPAPAAAKPPRHGIAKWIRRLAVPIILGWLALIVFLNVAVPQLEVVGEMRSVSMSPKEAPSVAAMMRIGKVFEEFDSDSSAMIVLEGDKPLGPDSHRFYDEMIAKLRADKKHVQHIQDFWGDPLTRAGAQSEDGKAAYVQVYLAGNMGEALGNESVAAVQKLVESLPPPPGVKVFVTGGPAMQADQERAGNSSIRTIEIVTILVIITMLLFFYRSIFTVVLVLLMLMLGLSATRGVVAFLGYHDLIGLSTFATQLLVTLAIAATTDYAIFLIGRYQEARTVGEDRESAFYTMFHGTAHVVLGSGMTIAGATFCLSFTRLPYFQTLGVPLAVGMVVGVFAALTLGPALITVASRFGLLEPKRAMRIRFWRRLGAAIVRWPGWILTMTVFLALIGLLTLPGYEPSYNDRKYLPADLPANQGFAAAERHFPVSRMNPEMLLVETNHDLRNSADFLVIERIAKAVTKVPGIGRVQAITRPEGKPIKFSTIPAQMSMSGTFQEMNRDYMNNVMALMKVQANDMQKTVDTMDRMIVLMEQMSATTHSMVGKSNQMAVDVAELRDHISDFDDFFRPIRNYLYWEPHCFNIPVCWSLRSTFDALDGVDTMTDDFMGLLPDLNKLDALMPQMIATMPPTIETMKNARDMMLSMQSSQSSMQDQQHEMNENQTAMGDAFNDSLNDDTFYLPPEIFQNKDFQRGMDNFISPNGHAVRFIISHEEDPLSADGIKRIDAIKNAAFEAIKGTPLEGSQVYIGGTASTFKDMEDGNRYDLMIAGVAALTLIFIIMLLITRGVVAAAVIVGTVVLSLGASFGLSVLFWQHLLGIQLEFMVMAMAVIILLAVGADYNLLLVARMKEEIPAGINTGIIRAMGGSGSVVTAAGLVFAFTMMSMAVSAMVIVAQIGTTIGLGLLFDTLVIRAFMTPSIAALLGPWFWWPQRVRSQPMSARMRRLARARATGLVPGGSSQVPPPRTGAQGR, from the coding sequence TTGAGCACTCCGACTATCGCCCCCGCACCCGCCGCGGCCAAGCCACCGCGACACGGCATAGCGAAGTGGATCCGCCGGTTGGCGGTCCCGATCATCCTCGGCTGGCTCGCGCTGATCGTTTTCCTGAACGTGGCCGTGCCGCAGCTCGAGGTCGTCGGCGAGATGCGGTCGGTGTCGATGTCTCCGAAGGAAGCGCCGTCGGTCGCCGCGATGATGCGGATCGGCAAGGTCTTCGAGGAGTTCGACTCCGACAGCTCGGCCATGATCGTGCTCGAGGGCGACAAGCCTCTCGGCCCGGACTCGCACCGCTTCTACGACGAGATGATCGCCAAGCTGCGGGCCGACAAGAAACACGTGCAGCACATCCAGGACTTCTGGGGTGACCCGCTGACGCGGGCAGGTGCGCAGAGCGAGGACGGCAAGGCCGCCTACGTGCAGGTCTACCTGGCGGGCAACATGGGCGAGGCGCTCGGCAACGAGTCGGTCGCCGCAGTGCAAAAGCTCGTCGAGAGTTTGCCCCCGCCGCCCGGCGTCAAGGTCTTCGTCACCGGCGGTCCCGCGATGCAGGCCGATCAGGAGCGGGCGGGCAACAGCAGCATCCGCACCATCGAGATCGTCACGATCCTCGTCATCATCACCATGCTGCTGTTCTTCTACCGCTCGATCTTCACGGTCGTGCTGGTGCTGTTGATGCTGATGCTGGGATTGTCGGCGACCCGCGGTGTGGTCGCGTTCCTCGGCTATCACGACCTGATAGGGCTGTCGACGTTCGCCACCCAGTTGTTGGTGACGCTTGCGATCGCGGCCACCACCGACTATGCGATCTTCCTGATCGGCCGATATCAGGAGGCACGCACAGTCGGCGAGGACCGAGAATCGGCCTTCTACACGATGTTTCACGGCACCGCCCATGTGGTGCTCGGTTCGGGTATGACGATCGCGGGCGCGACGTTCTGCCTGTCGTTCACCCGGCTGCCCTACTTTCAGACGCTCGGTGTCCCGCTCGCGGTCGGCATGGTCGTCGGTGTGTTCGCGGCGCTGACGCTGGGCCCCGCGCTGATCACCGTCGCAAGCCGGTTCGGATTGCTGGAACCCAAGCGCGCCATGCGAATCCGATTCTGGCGTCGGTTGGGGGCGGCCATCGTCCGATGGCCGGGGTGGATCCTGACCATGACGGTCTTCCTCGCGCTGATCGGCCTGCTGACCCTTCCCGGCTACGAACCCAGCTACAACGACCGCAAATATTTGCCAGCCGATCTGCCCGCCAACCAGGGCTTCGCAGCGGCAGAACGGCACTTCCCAGTGTCCCGGATGAACCCCGAAATGCTGCTGGTCGAAACCAATCACGACTTACGCAACTCGGCGGACTTCCTGGTGATCGAGCGGATCGCCAAAGCTGTGACGAAGGTGCCAGGCATCGGCCGGGTGCAGGCGATCACGCGGCCCGAGGGCAAGCCGATCAAGTTCAGCACGATTCCGGCGCAGATGAGCATGAGCGGCACCTTCCAGGAGATGAACCGCGACTACATGAACAACGTGATGGCCCTGATGAAGGTGCAGGCCAACGACATGCAGAAGACCGTCGACACGATGGACCGGATGATCGTGCTGATGGAACAGATGAGCGCGACGACACACAGCATGGTCGGCAAGTCCAACCAGATGGCCGTCGATGTCGCCGAATTGCGGGACCACATATCCGATTTCGACGACTTCTTCCGGCCGATTCGTAACTATCTGTACTGGGAACCGCACTGCTTCAACATCCCGGTCTGCTGGTCGCTGCGGTCGACCTTCGATGCGCTCGACGGCGTCGACACCATGACCGACGACTTCATGGGTCTGCTGCCCGACTTGAACAAACTCGACGCACTCATGCCGCAGATGATCGCGACGATGCCGCCGACGATCGAAACGATGAAGAACGCGCGCGACATGATGCTGAGCATGCAGTCCAGCCAGTCGAGCATGCAGGATCAGCAGCACGAGATGAACGAGAACCAGACCGCGATGGGGGACGCGTTCAACGACTCGTTGAACGACGACACCTTCTACTTGCCGCCAGAGATCTTCCAGAACAAGGACTTTCAGCGTGGGATGGACAACTTCATCTCCCCCAACGGCCACGCCGTCCGGTTCATCATCTCCCACGAGGAAGACCCGCTGTCTGCCGACGGCATCAAGCGCATCGACGCCATCAAGAATGCCGCGTTCGAGGCCATCAAGGGCACCCCGCTGGAAGGCTCACAGGTCTACATCGGCGGCACCGCATCGACATTCAAGGACATGGAGGACGGCAACCGATACGACCTGATGATCGCAGGCGTCGCCGCGCTGACCCTGATCTTCATCATCATGCTGCTCATCACGCGCGGTGTCGTGGCCGCGGCCGTCATCGTCGGCACCGTGGTGCTGTCGCTGGGCGCGTCGTTCGGCCTGTCGGTGTTGTTCTGGCAGCACCTGTTGGGCATCCAGCTGGAGTTCATGGTGATGGCGATGGCGGTGATCATCCTGTTGGCCGTCGGCGCGGACTACAACCTGCTGTTGGTGGCGCGAATGAAGGAAGAGATCCCTGCCGGGATCAACACCGGCATCATCCGCGCCATGGGCGGCAGCGGCTCAGTCGTCACCGCTGCGGGACTGGTCTTCGCCTTCACCATGATGTCGATGGCGGTGAGCGCCATGGTGATTGTCGCCCAGATCGGCACCACCATCGGCCTCGGGCTGCTGTTCGACACATTGGTGATTCGCGCCTTCATGACACCGTCGATTGCGGCGCTGCTCGGCCCGTGGTTCTGGTGGCCGCAGCGGGTCCGGTCGCAACCGATGTCGGCGCGGATGAGGCGGTTGGCCCGCGCGCGGGCTACGGGATTGGTGCCTGGGGGTTCGAGTCAGGTCCCTCCCCCGCGTACAGGGGCGCAGGGCCGGTGA
- a CDS encoding class I SAM-dependent methyltransferase, with the protein MTAPSDPNRFDEMYRDERTSHGLPAATPWDIGGPQPVVQQLVALGAIKGEVLDPGTGPGHHAIHYASKGLSATGIDASPAAIERARQNAAKAGVSVDFRVADATKLEGLDGRFDTVVDCAFYHVFSDAPELQRSYAQALHRVTKPGARLFMFEFGAHNVNGFKMPRSLSEDDFRQVLPPAGWEITYLGPTTYQGNISLETFEMMAARNPEAAEQIAPLVERIRVIEPWLTDGRMHMPFWEVHAARVD; encoded by the coding sequence ATGACTGCTCCGTCAGATCCGAACCGCTTCGACGAGATGTATCGCGACGAGCGGACGTCGCACGGCCTACCGGCCGCCACGCCGTGGGACATCGGCGGGCCGCAGCCCGTCGTGCAGCAACTGGTGGCGCTCGGCGCGATCAAGGGCGAGGTGCTCGACCCCGGCACCGGGCCCGGCCACCACGCGATCCACTACGCATCGAAGGGGCTGTCGGCCACCGGCATCGACGCATCGCCCGCGGCCATCGAACGCGCCAGGCAGAACGCCGCCAAGGCCGGCGTTTCGGTCGACTTCCGAGTGGCCGACGCCACCAAGCTCGAGGGTCTCGACGGTCGGTTCGACACCGTCGTCGACTGCGCCTTCTATCACGTGTTCAGCGACGCGCCCGAACTGCAGCGGTCCTATGCGCAGGCCCTGCACCGGGTCACCAAGCCCGGCGCGCGGCTGTTCATGTTCGAGTTCGGCGCGCACAACGTCAACGGCTTCAAGATGCCGCGGTCACTGTCGGAGGACGACTTCCGCCAGGTGTTGCCGCCCGCGGGGTGGGAGATCACCTACCTGGGGCCGACGACGTATCAGGGAAACATCAGCCTGGAGACGTTCGAGATGATGGCGGCGCGCAACCCGGAGGCGGCCGAGCAGATAGCTCCGCTGGTGGAACGCATCCGTGTCATCGAACCGTGGTTGACCGACGGGCGGATGCACATGCCGTTCTGGGAAGTGCACGCCGCCCGCGTCGACTGA
- a CDS encoding IS30 family transposase, which translates to MRPSRYACVGRQFWGHVGDGTSVVEAAQAVGVSVRTGWRWFADAGGVRPKFPDETGVRKWSRLGEDERNEIQDGIARGESIRQIGRRLGRPASTVMREIDRNAFCRGRYRSRYRFGAQRHGGWDATPRYRAGVAQARAHARARRPKPRKLATNERLHLEVQNRLLDDHSPQQIANRLPIEFPDDAEMRVSHETIYQSIYVQGKGNLRRELHKCLRTGRALRKPQRRGNQRRGQIRDMVNISERPPEVEDRAVPGHWEGDLIMGSTASGSAIGTVVERMTRFVLLLHLPDDHGALAVQEAIVAKMAQLPAILRKTLTWDQGKEMANHAAIAAATELDIYFCDPHSPWQRGTNENTNGLLRQYFAKGTDLSIFPADYLDYVAAKLNNRPRQTLSWKTPAETLDELLSNPSKPPAVAITA; encoded by the coding sequence ATGCGTCCGTCGCGTTATGCCTGTGTTGGTCGTCAGTTCTGGGGTCATGTCGGCGATGGCACGTCGGTGGTGGAGGCGGCGCAGGCAGTCGGTGTGTCGGTGCGCACCGGCTGGCGCTGGTTTGCCGATGCTGGCGGGGTGAGACCCAAATTTCCTGATGAGACCGGTGTGCGGAAGTGGTCGCGGCTGGGCGAAGACGAACGTAACGAAATTCAAGACGGCATTGCCAGAGGGGAAAGCATTCGGCAGATCGGCAGGCGGCTGGGCCGCCCGGCCTCGACGGTCATGCGTGAGATCGACCGAAACGCGTTCTGCCGTGGACGATATCGTTCGCGGTACCGGTTCGGGGCGCAACGGCACGGCGGCTGGGATGCCACGCCGAGGTATCGGGCCGGCGTCGCACAGGCGCGTGCTCACGCGCGGGCTCGACGCCCGAAACCGCGCAAGCTGGCCACCAATGAACGGTTGCACCTTGAGGTGCAGAATCGGCTGCTAGACGACCACAGTCCTCAACAGATCGCCAACCGGCTGCCGATCGAATTTCCCGACGATGCGGAGATGCGGGTGTCCCACGAGACCATCTATCAGTCGATCTACGTGCAGGGTAAAGGAAATCTGCGCCGTGAGCTGCACAAATGTCTACGCACTGGGCGGGCGTTGCGCAAGCCTCAACGACGCGGTAACCAGCGCCGAGGGCAAATCCGCGACATGGTCAACATCAGCGAGCGTCCACCGGAGGTCGAAGACCGTGCCGTACCCGGCCACTGGGAAGGTGACCTGATCATGGGTAGCACCGCATCGGGTTCGGCGATCGGCACCGTGGTCGAACGCATGACTCGGTTCGTGCTGCTGCTGCATCTGCCTGACGACCACGGTGCCCTGGCAGTGCAAGAGGCCATCGTCGCGAAAATGGCTCAGCTGCCGGCGATTCTGCGTAAGACACTGACCTGGGATCAAGGCAAAGAGATGGCCAATCACGCCGCTATCGCCGCAGCGACGGAATTAGATATCTACTTCTGTGATCCGCACTCACCATGGCAGCGCGGGACCAACGAGAACACCAACGGACTGCTGCGCCAATACTTTGCTAAAGGCACCGACTTGTCGATCTTCCCGGCAGACTATCTGGACTACGTCGCCGCCAAGCTCAACAACCGGCCCCGGCAAACCCTGAGCTGGAAGACCCCAGCCGAAACCCTCGACGAACTACTCTCAAACCCGTCAAAACCACCCGCTGTTGCAATCACAGCGTGA
- the msrB gene encoding peptide-methionine (R)-S-oxide reductase MsrB — MTTPAPKLQLTNDEWRNKLTPEEYHVLREAGTERPFTGEYTDTKTEGVYECRACGAELFRSSEKFESHCGWPSFFDPADSDAVILRADDSLGMHRVEVLCANCHSHLGHVFEGEGYPTPTDQRYCINSISLRLVPAT, encoded by the coding sequence ATGACCACACCGGCCCCCAAACTGCAGCTCACCAACGACGAGTGGCGCAACAAGCTGACCCCCGAGGAGTACCACGTCCTTCGCGAGGCCGGCACTGAGCGGCCCTTCACCGGTGAATACACCGACACCAAGACCGAAGGCGTCTACGAGTGCCGGGCCTGCGGCGCCGAGTTGTTCCGCAGCAGCGAGAAGTTCGAGTCGCACTGCGGCTGGCCGTCGTTCTTCGACCCGGCCGACTCCGACGCGGTGATCCTGCGCGCCGACGACTCGCTAGGCATGCATCGCGTCGAGGTGCTGTGCGCCAACTGCCACAGCCACCTCGGCCACGTGTTCGAGGGCGAGGGCTATCCGACGCCCACCGACCAGCGCTACTGCATCAACTCGATCTCGCTGCGGCTGGTCCCGGCGACCTAA